One Purpureocillium takamizusanense chromosome 1, complete sequence genomic window carries:
- a CDS encoding uncharacterized protein (COG:S~EggNog:ENOG503P63H), protein MTPPQASSSYSSSAATFEFVVGNRPDQLKGLATSRLRSHVSKRGWQAHLAVHHPTPPPQVQQQQRSLASSSSSSSSSPAAGRGGDPKADARERRRRRRRAGKPVSVTYELAATSLPLPAPPANGDGDGDDNENASATLMSLLVPRHRPAAAAAAAASPPALLFDPLLGGTRVDPFRAYPGPWHPDIPAWTDNYVVHMAVDIAELDGPGHKGLLRTRWFPLVLSDPSIFAVILLLSAANYVSNAYPASYPFSSSSSSSSSSSSSSASSPPTTTTGSQGNNSDAKDDSSSGGVTIYRNTFPSRGAIRQHLLHMKHVAISSVNAALRDPRRRLSDEVLGAVAKLASFEAMHGDEAAYHAHMRGLCRIVDLRGGIDALVGLGGLLRRILVWIDLNSSFLLRCDRYFPGCTFTGRADEATEPNPARFVADR, encoded by the exons ATGACTCCGCCGCAGGCAAGCTCCTCctactcctcctcggcaGCGACCTTCGagttcgtcgtcggcaaccGTCCCGACCAGCTCAAGGGTCTGGCCACATCCCGCCTGCGCTCCCACGTGTCCAAGCGCGGCTGGCAGGCCCATCTGGCCGTCCATCatcccacgccgccaccgcaggtccagcagcagcagcgctccttagcctcttcttcctcctcttcctcgtcgtctcctgctgctggccgaggcggcgacccCAAGGCCGACGCTCGCGAGCGCaggcggagacgacgccgcgccggcaagcccgtcTCTGTCACGTATGAGCTCGCCGCTacctctcttcctcttcctgccCCTCCTGCCaatggtgatggtgacggtgatgaTAATGAAAACGCCTCTGCGACCTTGAtgtcgctgctggtgccccgacaccggcccgccgccgccgctgccgccgccgcctcccctccgGCACTCCTCTTCGACCCCTTGCTAGGCGGCACCAGGGTCGATCCCTTCAGAGCCTATCCCGGGCCTTGGCACCCCGACATCCCGGCGTGGACGGACAACT ACGTCGTCCACAtggccgtcgacatcgccgagctcgacgggccGGGCCACAAGGGCCTCCTCCGCACCCGCTGGTTCCCCCTTGTCCTATCGGACCCCTCCATCTTTGCCGTCATCTTACTTCTTTCGGCCGCAAACTACGTCTCCAACGCCTATCCCGCCAGTTATCCGttctcatcatcatcatcatcatcatcgtcttcctcctcctcctcagccTCATCTCCTCCCACAACGACGACCGGCAGCCAGGGCAATAACAGCGATGCCAAAGACGACAGCAGTAGCGGTGGGGTCACCATCTACCGGAACACTTTCCCCTCGCGCGGCGCCATCCGCCAGCACCTCCTGCACATGAAGCACGTAGCCATCTCATCGGTCAATGCCGCCCTACGTgacccccgccgccgcctctctgacgaggtccttggcgccgtcgccaagctCGCCAGCTTCGAGGCCATGCAcggcgatgaggccgccTATCACGCTCACATGCGCGGTCTgtgccgcatcgtcgacctgcgcggcggcatcgacgccctcgtcggcctcggcggcctgctccgccgcatcctcgtctGGATCGACCTCAACTCGTCCTTTTTGCTCCGCTGCGACAGGTACTTTCCCGGCTGCACCTTTActggccgcgccgacgaggcgacggagccGAATCCCGCCCGCTTTGTGGCCGACAGGTGA
- a CDS encoding uncharacterized protein (COG:S~EggNog:ENOG503P63H), with translation MHPIRLGLQGACRAAARFVDGSRDHTGNAKPGLPSPLAHARTYATRKLRELGQFKSGVSETTHDASRRRRSKMTPPQASSSYSSSAATFEFVVGNRPDQLKGLATSRLRSHVSKRGWQAHLAVHHPTPPPQVQQQQRSLASSSSSSSSSPAAGRGGDPKADARERRRRRRRAGKPVSVTYELAATSLPLPAPPANGDGDGDDNENASATLMSLLVPRHRPAAAAAAAASPPALLFDPLLGGTRVDPFRAYPGPWHPDIPAWTDNYVVHMAVDIAELDGPGHKGLLRTRWFPLVLSDPSIFAVILLLSAANYVSNAYPASYPFSSSSSSSSSSSSSSASSPPTTTTGSQGNNSDAKDDSSSGGVTIYRNTFPSRGAIRQHLLHMKHVAISSVNAALRDPRRRLSDEVLGAVAKLASFEAMHGDEAAYHAHMRGLCRIVDLRGGIDALVGLGGLLRRILVWIDLNSSFLLRCDRYFPGCTFTGRADEATEPNPARFVADR, from the exons ATGCACCCGATACGGTTAGGCCTACAAGGCGcttgccgcgccgccgcacgttTTGTTGACGGCAGTCGCGACCACACTG GCAACGCCAAGCCTGGCCTACCCTCCCCCCttgcgcacgcacgcacgtacgcgACGAGGAAACTACGCGAGCTAGGCCAGTTCAAGTCCGGAGTCAGTGAGACGACACACGACGCttcccgccgtcgccgatcCAAAATGACTCCGCCGCAGGCAAGCTCCTCctactcctcctcggcaGCGACCTTCGagttcgtcgtcggcaaccGTCCCGACCAGCTCAAGGGTCTGGCCACATCCCGCCTGCGCTCCCACGTGTCCAAGCGCGGCTGGCAGGCCCATCTGGCCGTCCATCatcccacgccgccaccgcaggtccagcagcagcagcgctccttagcctcttcttcctcctcttcctcgtcgtctcctgctgctggccgaggcggcgacccCAAGGCCGACGCTCGCGAGCGCaggcggagacgacgccgcgccggcaagcccgtcTCTGTCACGTATGAGCTCGCCGCTacctctcttcctcttcctgccCCTCCTGCCaatggtgatggtgacggtgatgaTAATGAAAACGCCTCTGCGACCTTGAtgtcgctgctggtgccccgacaccggcccgccgccgccgctgccgccgccgcctcccctccgGCACTCCTCTTCGACCCCTTGCTAGGCGGCACCAGGGTCGATCCCTTCAGAGCCTATCCCGGGCCTTGGCACCCCGACATCCCGGCGTGGACGGACAACT ACGTCGTCCACAtggccgtcgacatcgccgagctcgacgggccGGGCCACAAGGGCCTCCTCCGCACCCGCTGGTTCCCCCTTGTCCTATCGGACCCCTCCATCTTTGCCGTCATCTTACTTCTTTCGGCCGCAAACTACGTCTCCAACGCCTATCCCGCCAGTTATCCGttctcatcatcatcatcatcatcatcgtcttcctcctcctcctcagccTCATCTCCTCCCACAACGACGACCGGCAGCCAGGGCAATAACAGCGATGCCAAAGACGACAGCAGTAGCGGTGGGGTCACCATCTACCGGAACACTTTCCCCTCGCGCGGCGCCATCCGCCAGCACCTCCTGCACATGAAGCACGTAGCCATCTCATCGGTCAATGCCGCCCTACGTgacccccgccgccgcctctctgacgaggtccttggcgccgtcgccaagctCGCCAGCTTCGAGGCCATGCAcggcgatgaggccgccTATCACGCTCACATGCGCGGTCTgtgccgcatcgtcgacctgcgcggcggcatcgacgccctcgtcggcctcggcggcctgctccgccgcatcctcgtctGGATCGACCTCAACTCGTCCTTTTTGCTCCGCTGCGACAGGTACTTTCCCGGCTGCACCTTTActggccgcgccgacgaggcgacggagccGAATCCCGCCCGCTTTGTGGCCGACAGGTGA
- a CDS encoding uncharacterized protein (COG:S~EggNog:ENOG503P63H~TransMembrane:1 (i341-360o)) — MHPIRLGLQGACRAAARFVDGSRDHTGNAKPGLPSPLAHARTYATRKLRELGQFKSGVSETTHDASRRRRSKMTPPQASSSYSSSAATFEFVVGNRPDQLKGLATSRLRSHVSKRGWQAHLAVHHPTPPPQVQQQQRSLASSSSSSSSSPAAGRGGDPKADARERRRRRRRAGKPVSVTYELAATSLPLPAPPANGDGDGDDNENASATLMSLLVPRHRPAAAAAAAASPPALLFDPLLGGTRVDPFRAYPGPWHPDIPAWTDNCEFNDRLIMSRGGRNLGLPPFRRRPHGRRHRRARRAGPQGPPPHPLVPPCPIGPLHLCRHLTSFGRKLRLQRLSRQLSVLIIIIIIIVFLLLLSLISSHNDDRQPGQ, encoded by the exons ATGCACCCGATACGGTTAGGCCTACAAGGCGcttgccgcgccgccgcacgttTTGTTGACGGCAGTCGCGACCACACTG GCAACGCCAAGCCTGGCCTACCCTCCCCCCttgcgcacgcacgcacgtacgcgACGAGGAAACTACGCGAGCTAGGCCAGTTCAAGTCCGGAGTCAGTGAGACGACACACGACGCttcccgccgtcgccgatcCAAAATGACTCCGCCGCAGGCAAGCTCCTCctactcctcctcggcaGCGACCTTCGagttcgtcgtcggcaaccGTCCCGACCAGCTCAAGGGTCTGGCCACATCCCGCCTGCGCTCCCACGTGTCCAAGCGCGGCTGGCAGGCCCATCTGGCCGTCCATCatcccacgccgccaccgcaggtccagcagcagcagcgctccttagcctcttcttcctcctcttcctcgtcgtctcctgctgctggccgaggcggcgacccCAAGGCCGACGCTCGCGAGCGCaggcggagacgacgccgcgccggcaagcccgtcTCTGTCACGTATGAGCTCGCCGCTacctctcttcctcttcctgccCCTCCTGCCaatggtgatggtgacggtgatgaTAATGAAAACGCCTCTGCGACCTTGAtgtcgctgctggtgccccgacaccggcccgccgccgccgctgccgccgccgcctcccctccgGCACTCCTCTTCGACCCCTTGCTAGGCGGCACCAGGGTCGATCCCTTCAGAGCCTATCCCGGGCCTTGGCACCCCGACATCCCGGCGTGGACGGACAACTGTGAGTTTAATGATAGACTCATCATGTCCCGTGGCGGACGCAACTTGGGCTTACCCCCCTTTAGACGTCGTCCACAtggccgtcgacatcgccgagctcgacgggccGGGCCACAAGGGCCTCCTCCGCACCCGCTGGTTCCCCCTTGTCCTATCGGACCCCTCCATCTTTGCCGTCATCTTACTTCTTTCGGCCGCAAACTACGTCTCCAACGCCTATCCCGCCAGTTATCCGttctcatcatcatcatcatcatcatcgtcttcctcctcctcctcagccTCATCTCCTCCCACAACGACGACCGGCAGCCAGGGCAATAA
- a CDS encoding 3-oxoacyl-[acyl-carrier-protein] reductase (EggNog:ENOG503P0A7~COG:Q) codes for MSLQGKVALITGGAKNLGAAIANELAALGAGLALHYNSLKSRDDAARLERELKAKHPDVRVRFYQGDLTTEAAVDTLFASAMADFGKVDIVINTVGKVLKKPITDITEAEYDDMFAVNSKAAFFILKAGARHVSDGGKLITIVTALLAAFTGFYTSYAGSKAPVEHFTRGVAKELQPRRVSVNAVAPGPMDTPFFYPQESDDAVAFHKSQALDGRLTEVQDIAPLVRFLVTEGSWITGQTLFANGGYTTR; via the exons ATGTCTCTCCAAGGCAAGGTCGCGCTCATCACCGGAGGCGCCAAgaacctcggcgccgccataGCAAacgagctcgcggccctcggcgccggcctcgccctgcaCTACAACTCGCTCAAgtcgcgcgacgacgccgcccggctgGAGCgggagctcaaggccaagcaCCCGGACGTCCGCGTCCGCTTCTACCAGGGCGACCTGACcaccgaggccgccgtcgacacgctcttcgcctcggccatggccgactttggcaaggtcgacatcgtcatcaaCACGGTCGGCAAGGTACTCAAGAAGCCCATCACCGACATTACCGAGGCCGAGTACGACGACATGTTTGC CGTCAACTCCAAGGCGGCCTTTTTCATCCTAAAGGCCGGCGCACGACACGTctccgacggcggcaagctcATAACCATCGTCACagccctgctggccgcctTCACCGGCTTCTACACCTCCTACGCCGGCTCCAAGGCCCCCGTCGAGCACTTTacccgcggcgtcgccaaggagctgcagccgcgccgcgtgAGCGTCAACGCCGTGGCGCCGGGCCCCATGGACACGC CCTTCTTCTACCCGCAAGAgtccgacgacgccgtcgccttccacAAGagccaggccctcgacggccgcctcacCGAGGTGCAAGACATTGCGCCCCTCGTCCGCTTTCTCGTCACCGAGGGCTCGTGGATCACCGGCCAGACGCTGTTTGCCAACGGCGGCTACACGACCAGGTGA
- the NUT2 gene encoding RNA polymerase II mediator complex subunit (EggNog:ENOG503P6MC~BUSCO:EOG09264V30~COG:K), translating into MAPVERLSHDELEQQLKDIIQDLYNIMVQVTTYDTTGRPSREVLSNQVKTLSTSLQTLHASADHPLAALPSVPPELLEYVENGRNPDIYTREFVELVRRGNQLMRGKAAAFASLRDVLAADMAAAMPELRDDVERVLDATGGGNSSSSSAAAVSRASEGGGGAGAGNTMAGQVATAGGGSSAPPTHGASATSG; encoded by the exons ATGGCGCCCGTCGAGCGATTGAGCCACGATGAGCTCGAAC agcagctcaaggacatCATCCAAGACCTCTACAACATCATGGTCCAGGTCACCACCTACGACACCACCGGCCGGCCCAGCCGCGAAGTCCTCTCTAATCAAGT GAAGACGCTGTCCACATCGCTACAGACGCTccacgcctcggccgacCATCCCCTCGCCGCTCTCCCCTCGGTACCccccgagctgctcgagtaCGTCGAAAACGGCCGCAACCCCGACATTTACACGCGCGAgttcgtcgagctcgtccgccgcggcaACCAGCTCATGCgcggcaaggccgccgcgtTCGCCTCCCTCcgcgacgtcctcgccgccgacatggccgccgccatgcccgagctgcgcgatgacgtcgagcgcgtcctcgacgccaccggcggcggcaacagcagcagcagcagcgccgccgccgtgtcgcgcgcgtctgaaggtggtggtggtgctggtgctggtaATACCATGGCTGGACAAGTTGCgaccgctggcggcggttcTTCTGCTCCGCCTACGCACGGTGCTTCGGCCACGAGTGGATGA